From the Thermococcus sp. 18S1 genome, one window contains:
- a CDS encoding glycoside hydrolase family 1 protein has translation MLRFPDGFLLGTATSSYQIESDNVWSDWWYWAEKGKLPPAGKACNSWELYEKDIELMAGLGYRAYRFSIEWGRVFPEEGRPNEEALMRYQGIIDLLNENGITPMLTLHHFTLPTWFALKGGFEREENLEHWRSYVELIADNIEGVELVATFNEPMVYVVASYVEGMWPPFRRNPLKAEKVAANLIKAHAIAYEILHGKFRVGMVKNRPHFIPASDSERDRKATEEIDYTFNRSILDGILTGRFKGFMRTFDVPASGLDWLGMNYYNIMKVRAVRNPLRRFAVEDADVSRKTDMGWSVYPKGIYEGLKAFSEYGLPLYVTENGIATLDDEWRVEFIVQHLQYVHKALKEGIDVRGYFYWSLIDNYEWAEGFRPRFGLVEIDYETFERKPRKSAHIYGEIARKKEISDELLERYGLEEV, from the coding sequence ATGCTCAGGTTTCCGGATGGATTTCTCCTCGGAACGGCAACGTCTTCCTACCAGATAGAGAGCGACAACGTCTGGAGCGACTGGTGGTACTGGGCCGAAAAAGGAAAGCTTCCCCCTGCCGGAAAGGCCTGCAACTCCTGGGAGCTGTACGAGAAAGACATCGAACTGATGGCCGGGCTGGGCTACAGGGCTTATAGATTCTCGATTGAGTGGGGCAGGGTCTTTCCCGAGGAGGGAAGACCGAACGAGGAGGCGTTAATGCGCTACCAAGGGATAATCGACCTTCTCAACGAGAACGGGATTACCCCTATGCTCACGCTCCACCACTTCACCCTGCCCACGTGGTTCGCCCTCAAGGGTGGCTTTGAGAGAGAGGAGAACCTTGAGCACTGGAGGAGCTACGTTGAGCTGATAGCCGACAACATCGAGGGCGTTGAGCTGGTGGCGACCTTCAACGAGCCGATGGTTTACGTCGTGGCCTCATACGTCGAGGGTATGTGGCCTCCCTTCAGAAGGAATCCCTTGAAGGCCGAGAAGGTCGCGGCAAATCTCATCAAAGCCCACGCCATCGCCTACGAGATTCTTCACGGCAAGTTCAGGGTCGGGATGGTGAAGAACCGCCCGCACTTCATTCCGGCGAGCGATTCCGAGAGGGACAGGAAAGCGACAGAAGAGATAGACTACACCTTCAACCGCTCCATACTGGATGGAATCCTGACCGGGAGATTCAAGGGCTTCATGAGAACCTTCGACGTTCCCGCGAGCGGCCTCGACTGGCTCGGGATGAACTACTACAACATCATGAAGGTTAGGGCAGTGCGGAACCCGCTCAGACGCTTCGCCGTCGAGGACGCCGACGTGAGCAGGAAAACCGACATGGGCTGGAGCGTCTATCCGAAGGGCATCTACGAGGGGCTGAAGGCCTTTTCGGAGTACGGCCTTCCGCTCTACGTCACCGAAAACGGCATAGCGACGCTCGACGACGAGTGGCGGGTGGAGTTCATAGTCCAGCACCTCCAGTACGTCCATAAAGCCCTAAAAGAGGGCATCGACGTTAGGGGCTACTTCTACTGGTCGCTGATAGACAACTACGAGTGGGCCGAGGGTTTCAGGCCGCGCTTCGGGCTGGTGGAGATTGACTACGAGACCTTTGAGAGGAAGCCGAGGAAAAGCGCCCACATCTACGGAGAAATCGCCAGGAAAAAGGAAATAAGCGACGAGCTGCTCGAAAGGTACGGACTTGAGGAGGTTTAA
- a CDS encoding C69 family dipeptidase — MCDILVATPEATKEGITLFAKNSDREPNEAQVLEFIPRTKHEEEKVRLTYVNFPQVKETYAVILSRPWWMWGAEMGVNEFELAIGNTAVFTKVKVPEKGITGMDMIRLALERTKSAKEALEFITGIVEDGLQGGNGSKSHKLYYFSSFIIADPKEAWVLETVGKEWVAKRIEGVYSISNALTIEGDWDMASEGVERLARKGSFSFAKHFSDRFYTHFAHGRERGAFTLAKLREKEGEITLEYMMSLLRSHSFEPYRPENGSMRDICMHYGGLTRPSQTASSQISELGRGIHWFTGTSNPCLSIFKPVTFEGGLPDLGKEPTDRYDPEAYWWRFEAFHRRFLTNYRSYIDDFTRERDRLQAEIIEKAREIEKTPEDLKALTEWAFREEAKLLERWEKIVKPGRLPFLFGRSWRKVNENAGLRLEG; from the coding sequence ATGTGCGATATTCTCGTGGCCACTCCCGAGGCCACCAAGGAGGGAATAACTCTCTTCGCCAAGAACAGCGACCGCGAGCCGAACGAGGCTCAGGTACTTGAGTTCATACCGAGGACCAAGCACGAGGAGGAAAAGGTCAGGCTGACCTACGTAAACTTTCCGCAGGTCAAGGAGACCTACGCGGTAATCCTCTCCCGCCCCTGGTGGATGTGGGGCGCTGAGATGGGGGTAAACGAGTTCGAGCTGGCGATAGGCAACACGGCGGTCTTCACGAAGGTCAAAGTGCCGGAGAAGGGGATAACAGGAATGGACATGATACGCCTCGCCCTTGAGAGGACGAAGAGCGCGAAAGAGGCCCTGGAGTTCATAACCGGCATCGTTGAGGATGGCTTGCAGGGCGGGAACGGGAGCAAGAGCCACAAGCTCTACTACTTCAGCTCCTTCATAATAGCCGACCCAAAGGAGGCCTGGGTTCTTGAGACGGTTGGGAAGGAGTGGGTTGCCAAGAGAATCGAGGGGGTTTACTCCATCTCCAACGCCCTCACGATAGAAGGAGACTGGGACATGGCATCCGAGGGCGTTGAAAGGCTCGCGAGAAAGGGCTCCTTCAGCTTCGCGAAACACTTCTCGGACCGCTTTTACACCCACTTCGCCCACGGCAGGGAGCGGGGGGCCTTCACGCTGGCAAAACTAAGAGAGAAGGAGGGTGAGATAACGCTCGAATACATGATGTCCCTTCTGCGCTCCCACTCCTTTGAGCCATACCGCCCGGAGAATGGCTCGATGAGGGACATATGCATGCACTACGGCGGACTGACGAGACCCTCTCAGACGGCTTCCTCGCAGATTTCCGAGCTCGGAAGGGGCATTCACTGGTTCACGGGCACGTCAAACCCCTGTCTGAGCATCTTCAAGCCGGTGACCTTCGAGGGCGGCCTTCCGGACCTCGGAAAGGAACCCACCGACCGCTACGATCCCGAGGCATACTGGTGGCGCTTCGAGGCCTTCCACAGGAGGTTCTTGACGAACTACCGGAGCTACATCGATGACTTCACCCGCGAGAGGGACCGACTGCAGGCCGAGATAATAGAGAAGGCGAGAGAGATTGAGAAGACGCCGGAGGATCTGAAAGCTTTAACGGAGTGGGCCTTCAGGGAAGAGGCCAAGCTCCTCGAAAGGTGGGAGAAGATCGTGAAGCCCGGGAGGCTTCCATTCCTCTTCGGGCGGAGCTGGAGAAAGGTTAACGAGAATGCTGGACTCAGGCTGGAGGGTTGA
- a CDS encoding MFS transporter codes for MRRELTVLQGRREKAGKLKRLKVKRKNVFLLAVSMFLANVAFGMAFPYLSVYMRLLGGTMLMVGLLSVAFNLTSTVFQYPFGWLSDSTGNRKGFIALGLFSTGVFYTAMALVSTPLALLALRTAQGALGSAMMPAKSALIAELSTRIGSAYGIFSTVENSGFMVGNFLGGFLVKRTGIEGIFVFSGVLLVISTAIALIMRERQRGRRTPRLLLIPQEGRESERVTVRKTALGRLLRGELGLFYLSVLLAMIASGQVYSVVSVYFGETFGEEWVGILFGIDSLAAALSGYYIGKLIDRHGARNFYLLSIVGYGIAFLGYAFAKNIYLMLPVAFISGVKWSMTLNSSSTYVAERVKVSERGQAMGLLNAMMSLGWVIGPLIGGYLSGISFTLNFVSTLIPLGLAFVLALKLPR; via the coding sequence ATGAGGAGGGAGCTGACGGTACTGCAGGGGCGCAGGGAGAAGGCGGGGAAGCTGAAGAGGCTGAAGGTGAAGAGGAAGAACGTCTTCCTGTTAGCCGTCTCCATGTTCCTCGCCAACGTCGCCTTCGGCATGGCCTTCCCATACCTGAGCGTCTACATGCGCCTCCTCGGCGGAACGATGCTGATGGTCGGTCTCCTGAGCGTCGCCTTCAACCTGACCTCGACGGTCTTCCAGTACCCCTTCGGCTGGCTCTCGGACTCGACCGGCAACAGGAAGGGCTTCATAGCCCTCGGCCTGTTCTCGACCGGCGTGTTCTACACAGCAATGGCGCTCGTATCCACTCCCCTCGCCCTCCTCGCCCTCAGGACGGCCCAGGGGGCGCTGGGTTCGGCGATGATGCCGGCCAAGTCTGCCCTCATAGCGGAGCTCTCCACGAGGATAGGCTCGGCCTACGGCATCTTCTCCACCGTCGAGAACTCGGGCTTCATGGTGGGCAACTTCCTCGGCGGCTTTCTCGTGAAGAGGACGGGGATAGAGGGGATATTCGTGTTCTCCGGCGTCCTGCTGGTGATTTCCACTGCGATAGCCCTGATCATGCGCGAGAGGCAGAGGGGGAGGAGGACACCCAGGTTGCTCCTTATCCCCCAGGAGGGGCGGGAGAGCGAGAGGGTGACGGTCAGGAAAACAGCCCTCGGGAGGCTGCTAAGGGGCGAGCTTGGTCTGTTCTACCTCAGCGTCCTGCTGGCGATGATAGCGAGCGGGCAGGTTTACTCGGTGGTCTCGGTCTACTTCGGCGAGACCTTCGGCGAGGAGTGGGTTGGAATTCTCTTCGGCATAGACTCCCTCGCAGCTGCGCTCAGCGGATACTACATCGGGAAGCTGATAGACAGACACGGCGCCAGGAACTTCTACCTGCTCTCCATAGTCGGCTACGGTATAGCCTTCCTCGGCTACGCCTTCGCGAAGAACATCTACCTGATGCTCCCCGTCGCCTTCATCTCGGGCGTGAAGTGGTCGATGACGCTGAACTCATCCTCCACCTACGTGGCCGAGAGGGTGAAGGTGAGTGAACGCGGCCAGGCGATGGGCCTGCTCAACGCCATGATGAGCCTCGGCTGGGTGATAGGGCCGCTGATAGGGGGCTACCTATCGGGAATAAGCTTCACGCTGAACTTCGTCAGCACACTGATTCCCCTTGGACTGGCATTCGTTTTGGCCCTTAAACTGCCAAGGTGA
- a CDS encoding RNA 2'-phosphotransferase, whose amino-acid sequence MPPRVKVSRLMAYILRHSPEEFSLKPDVEGFVPLSELVRALQKVYPDVTGDFVREIVKRDAKGRYEIRGDKIRARYGHSFPVSLNHEEDTESRILYHGTPRRNLEMIMREGLKPMKRQFVHMSTSREEAIETGGRHGRDVVLLIMDADCLRRKGLRIYKAGRNVRIVEKVPPECITLAV is encoded by the coding sequence ATGCCGCCGAGGGTTAAGGTTAGCAGGCTGATGGCCTACATTCTCCGCCACTCGCCTGAGGAGTTCAGCCTAAAACCCGATGTCGAGGGCTTCGTGCCACTGAGCGAACTCGTCAGAGCGCTCCAGAAGGTTTATCCAGACGTTACCGGGGATTTCGTGAGAGAGATAGTCAAGAGGGACGCGAAGGGACGCTACGAGATAAGGGGGGATAAAATCCGCGCCCGCTACGGCCACAGCTTTCCGGTCTCTTTGAACCACGAAGAGGACACCGAGTCGAGGATCCTCTACCACGGCACGCCGAGGAGGAACCTTGAGATGATTATGCGCGAGGGACTCAAGCCGATGAAGAGACAGTTCGTCCACATGAGCACGAGCAGGGAAGAAGCTATAGAAACCGGGGGGAGGCACGGGAGGGACGTCGTTCTGCTCATCATGGACGCGGACTGCCTGAGGAGGAAGGGACTGAGGATCTACAAGGCCGGAAGGAACGTGAGGATAGTCGAGAAAGTCCCGCCCGAGTGCATCACCTTGGCAGTTTAA
- a CDS encoding endonuclease/exonuclease/phosphatase family protein → MNVDERDKILLGLGTGVLLASSLRVFVAGAYSSLEKTFFYGMNFPSGLGILLLLLAAFLVGRIVRKGGAAIMAAYALALLATDATEYVHLVAAFALPVALALVKELDVKYLTMGLVADLSLRVLAVGAEPADFPYTKVVLALFLLLGAYALWKEPGTLKKPGFGLYAFAALLELGLIYPNAVMRYSGMTVYYLPEFVGFSLLLALAILLGPHLAKKPAVAMALLIIGSATLFLKPLSLAGLPIALASTIALVESAKGSRGGIIGAAYLFLVATLALGAYVGRDIGLPFMEDRLEALILVASVIYALSAYRKNAEVSLPKAREIAGPFLGVVLASVIVLALFNAGPTYAEAKKGVLVWTYNVHQGFGPYDGTFNGYELVNLLAEQKPDIWFAQEVVGGMIGNGYQDVPLFVSAHLGYAYEYKPAVEGTYGIAVFSHWHMKTESELNLQSVGQARPAQKVSIEELGITVVNVHMGLSEEERAMQAEELLKFAEAQPVAQMIAGDTNAEPDERAIEILTRDYRDAFPERPPYTFLWERSGVVDKENIDYILLKNGWPAEVKDYGCLCDVLVSDHRPVWAVIELP, encoded by the coding sequence ATGAACGTGGACGAGAGGGATAAAATACTGCTCGGTCTTGGAACTGGGGTGCTGCTGGCCTCGTCCCTCAGGGTCTTTGTGGCCGGAGCGTACTCAAGTCTGGAGAAGACTTTCTTCTATGGAATGAACTTCCCCTCCGGACTGGGAATTCTCCTGCTCCTTCTGGCGGCCTTTCTCGTCGGGAGAATTGTCCGGAAGGGCGGAGCGGCAATAATGGCGGCCTACGCCCTCGCACTCCTCGCCACCGATGCCACGGAGTACGTCCATCTCGTAGCGGCCTTCGCCCTACCCGTTGCCCTTGCGCTCGTCAAGGAGCTTGATGTCAAGTACCTCACCATGGGACTCGTTGCAGACCTTTCACTTCGCGTGCTAGCTGTCGGTGCCGAGCCGGCCGACTTCCCGTACACGAAGGTTGTTCTGGCGCTCTTCCTGCTTCTGGGGGCCTATGCTCTCTGGAAGGAACCTGGAACGCTCAAGAAGCCCGGCTTTGGTCTCTACGCCTTCGCGGCGCTCCTTGAACTGGGACTGATTTACCCCAATGCGGTAATGCGCTACTCTGGAATGACCGTCTATTACCTCCCGGAGTTCGTCGGCTTCTCCCTGCTCCTCGCCCTGGCGATACTGCTTGGTCCTCACCTCGCGAAGAAGCCGGCGGTCGCGATGGCGCTCCTGATAATCGGCTCAGCGACGCTCTTCCTCAAGCCACTCTCACTGGCCGGCCTTCCAATAGCCCTGGCCTCTACCATCGCCCTCGTTGAAAGCGCGAAGGGCAGCAGAGGGGGAATCATCGGAGCTGCTTACCTGTTCCTCGTCGCCACACTCGCCCTCGGGGCCTACGTCGGCAGGGACATAGGCCTGCCCTTCATGGAGGACAGGCTCGAGGCCCTCATTCTGGTTGCCTCCGTCATCTACGCTCTCAGTGCCTACAGGAAGAACGCGGAGGTTAGCCTGCCGAAGGCCAGGGAAATCGCCGGCCCGTTCCTGGGGGTCGTTCTGGCCTCTGTCATCGTCTTAGCTCTCTTCAACGCTGGCCCGACCTACGCCGAGGCCAAGAAGGGCGTTCTCGTGTGGACCTACAACGTCCATCAGGGCTTCGGGCCGTACGACGGAACCTTCAACGGCTACGAACTGGTGAACCTCCTGGCGGAGCAGAAACCGGACATCTGGTTCGCCCAGGAGGTCGTCGGTGGGATGATAGGCAACGGCTACCAGGACGTCCCGCTCTTCGTCTCGGCCCACCTCGGCTACGCCTACGAGTACAAGCCGGCCGTCGAGGGCACCTACGGAATAGCGGTCTTTTCCCACTGGCACATGAAGACCGAGAGCGAACTCAACCTCCAGAGCGTCGGCCAGGCGAGGCCGGCCCAGAAGGTCTCCATCGAGGAGCTGGGAATAACTGTGGTGAACGTCCACATGGGCCTCAGCGAGGAGGAGAGGGCAATGCAGGCGGAGGAGTTGCTTAAGTTCGCCGAGGCCCAGCCGGTGGCCCAGATGATAGCGGGCGACACCAACGCCGAGCCGGACGAGAGGGCGATAGAGATACTCACCCGCGACTACCGCGACGCCTTCCCCGAGAGGCCGCCCTACACCTTCCTCTGGGAGCGCAGCGGGGTGGTCGATAAGGAGAACATCGACTACATCCTGCTCAAGAACGGCTGGCCGGCCGAGGTCAAGGACTACGGCTGCCTCTGCGACGTCCTCGTGTCCGACCACAGGCCGGTGTGGGCGGTCATCGAACTGCCGTGA
- a CDS encoding prenyltransferase: MEFRAVVSLLRLKFSLPSIVPGLVAFTIARYHYGVFFTVDFLMAMLVVFLVTSAGLVINEYHDYELDVLANRTELPLVSRKVSLRTAKLLGYGLFIPAFVLAGLISPKALAITLIASFFAVAYSAPPLRFKARPLVDSLTNGLTYGPVTMGLVFESLGLPVRWAVVYSLPFLVLLSAGHMLLAIPTIEEDLSLGARTSASWLGRERGIRVGMLLFAVSTIMVAAYCLLGYYPRASLMVLPFMAYSVLQLRRWLRGADRREVFRRMEFALLLGALAFLLPFFL, translated from the coding sequence GTGGAATTTAGGGCGGTTGTTTCCCTTCTCCGCCTCAAATTTTCCCTTCCTTCCATTGTTCCCGGATTAGTTGCCTTCACCATAGCGCGCTATCACTACGGCGTTTTCTTCACGGTGGATTTCCTCATGGCGATGCTCGTGGTGTTTCTCGTAACTTCTGCCGGCCTCGTCATCAACGAGTACCACGACTACGAGCTCGACGTCCTCGCTAACAGAACCGAACTCCCCCTCGTGAGCAGAAAGGTTAGTCTCAGGACAGCCAAACTGCTCGGCTACGGCCTTTTCATCCCCGCCTTCGTCCTCGCTGGGCTGATATCACCCAAAGCCCTTGCCATAACCCTCATCGCATCGTTTTTCGCTGTGGCCTACTCCGCCCCACCTCTTCGCTTCAAGGCGAGGCCCCTCGTTGACTCCCTCACCAACGGTCTCACCTACGGGCCGGTTACAATGGGGCTAGTCTTCGAGTCCCTCGGTCTTCCCGTCAGATGGGCCGTTGTCTACTCGCTCCCCTTCCTCGTCCTCCTCTCCGCTGGCCATATGCTCCTCGCGATTCCGACGATAGAGGAAGACCTCTCGCTCGGTGCGAGGACTTCGGCTTCGTGGCTCGGCAGGGAGAGGGGAATAAGAGTCGGGATGCTGCTCTTCGCGGTCTCTACCATCATGGTCGCTGCCTACTGCCTTCTCGGTTATTATCCCCGTGCGTCCCTCATGGTTCTGCCCTTCATGGCGTACTCGGTTCTCCAGCTCAGGAGATGGCTTCGCGGGGCCGATCGGAGGGAAGTTTTCAGGAGGATGGAATTTGCCCTTCTCCTCGGGGCGCTGGCGTTCCTGCTGCCCTTCTTCCTCTGA